A genomic window from Triticum urartu cultivar G1812 chromosome 7, Tu2.1, whole genome shotgun sequence includes:
- the LOC125518401 gene encoding uncharacterized protein LOC125518401 yields the protein MNQRVNQEWNPSEVEGARSIIDRLNNYYNNDGTNHEKIKKHDIMANLKAWFPRKTMQQCPAKEYNGTNSDHGAIYTVDGLVNKNFGLQKEVAMEGMGISFGRPLETMQTMEIQEEVHMVEENKVLLENKICIPQPVLAPRAKGYWTPEEHRLFLHGLSACGRGKWKDISKYFVTSRTPAQISSHAQKYFMRLQSKRSGSQRYSINDVELDDADPWKIKNSFNFWEALALQSTIGADNQNPSFGLQTPSSPFVTMNNIF from the exons ATGAATCAAAGAGTCAACCAGGAGTGGAACCCCTCTGAGGTAGAGGGGGCAAGATCAATCATTGATCGTCTCAACAACTACTACAACAATGATGGCACCAACCATGAGAAGATCAAGAAGCATGATATCATGGCCAATCTCAAAGCATGGTTCCCTAGGAAGACCATGCAACAG TGTCCAGCGAAGGAGTACAATGGTACCAATAGTGACCATGGTGCCATTTACACTGTGGATGGCCTTGTGAATAAAAACTTTGGATTGCAAAAGGAGGTTGCCATGGAAGGAATGGGTATTTCGTTTGGTCGTCCATTGGAGACTATGCAAACCATGGAGATACAAGAAGAGGTGCATATGGTGGAGGAGAACAAGGTGCTGTTGGAGAATAAGATTTGCATCCCTCAACCAGTGCTTGCACCACGTGCCAAGGGGTATTGGACCCCAGAGGAACACAG GCTCTTTCTCCATGGGTTGAGTGCATGTGGTCGTGGAAAATGGAAGGACATATCAAAGTACTTCGTCACTAGTAGGACTCCAGCCCAGATTTCGAGCCATGCACAGAAGTACTTCATGAGGCTACAGAGCAAACGGTCAGGAAGCCAACGCTATAGCATCAACGACGTGGAGCTCGATGATGCTGACCCATGGAAAATCAAAAATAGCTTTAATTTCTGGGAAGCACTCGCCTTGCAATCTACAATTGGTGCTGATAACCAAAATCCAAGTTTTGGTTTGCAAACTCCTTCGAGTCCATTTGTCACCATGAACAATATATTCTAG